A region of Mycolicibacterium brumae DNA encodes the following proteins:
- a CDS encoding NADPH-dependent 2,4-dienoyl-CoA reductase, which translates to MTGVYPKLLSPLDLGFTTLRNRVVMGSMHTGLEDRARDTGRLAEYFAERARGGVGLIITGGYAPNRTGWLLPFAAEMTTGADARRHRRITSAVHDGGAKILLQVLHAGRYAYHPLSVSASAIKAPINPFRPRALSDRGVVKTIDDFVRCALLAREAGYDGVEIMGSEGYLLNQFLSPATNKRTDRWGGSPRHRRRLPVEIVRRTREAVGPDFIIDYRLSMADYVENGQSWQEILALASEAQDAGATLINSGFGWHEARVPTIVTSVPSGAFVDISSAVAEHVDIPVVASNRINMPEAAEQILEDTHVQLISMARPMLSDPDWVNKAAADTADEINTCIACNQACLDHAFVHKKVSCLLNPRAGRETSLVLEPTRAARSVAVVGAGPAGLAAAVSAASRGHRVTLFDANEFIGGQFDLARRIPGKEEFAETIRYYTTMLNKHAVDVRLGSRVGAEELTTFDDVVLATGVTPRLPSIPGVDHPMVLTYPEAIYGTRPVGARVAVIGAGGIGFDVTELLTTDESPTLNLKEWKAEWGVADPAEARGALTKPLPAPPAREVYLLQRTAGRQGTKLGKTSGWVHRASVKAKGVQQLSGVNYERIDDSGLHISFGEKHSRPTLLEVDNVVICAGQDSVRDLEDELRARGIRPHVIGGAALAAELDAKRAIKQGTELAASL; encoded by the coding sequence GTGACCGGTGTCTATCCGAAGCTGTTGTCCCCGTTGGACCTCGGCTTCACCACGCTGCGCAACCGCGTGGTGATGGGCTCCATGCACACCGGGCTGGAAGACCGCGCCCGTGACACCGGCCGGCTGGCCGAATATTTCGCCGAACGGGCTCGCGGCGGCGTCGGGCTGATCATCACCGGCGGATACGCGCCGAACCGCACCGGTTGGCTGTTGCCGTTCGCCGCCGAGATGACCACCGGCGCCGACGCCCGCAGGCACCGACGGATCACCTCCGCCGTGCACGACGGCGGAGCGAAGATCCTGCTGCAGGTGCTGCACGCCGGCCGCTACGCCTATCACCCGCTGTCGGTGAGCGCCTCGGCGATCAAGGCCCCGATCAACCCGTTCCGGCCGCGCGCGCTGTCGGATCGCGGTGTCGTGAAGACGATCGACGACTTCGTGCGCTGCGCGTTGCTGGCCCGCGAGGCCGGCTACGACGGCGTCGAGATCATGGGCAGCGAGGGTTACCTGCTCAATCAGTTCCTCTCCCCGGCCACCAACAAGCGCACCGACCGCTGGGGCGGATCCCCGAGGCACCGCCGCCGGCTGCCGGTGGAGATCGTGCGCCGCACCCGCGAGGCCGTCGGCCCGGATTTCATCATCGACTACCGGCTGTCGATGGCCGACTACGTGGAGAACGGCCAGAGTTGGCAGGAGATTCTGGCGCTGGCCTCGGAGGCGCAGGACGCCGGGGCGACGCTGATCAACTCCGGTTTCGGCTGGCACGAGGCCCGGGTCCCGACGATCGTCACCTCGGTGCCCTCGGGCGCCTTCGTCGACATCTCCAGCGCGGTGGCCGAGCACGTGGACATCCCGGTGGTCGCGTCCAACCGGATCAACATGCCCGAGGCGGCCGAGCAGATCCTGGAAGACACTCACGTGCAATTGATTTCGATGGCGCGCCCGATGCTGTCGGATCCGGACTGGGTCAATAAGGCCGCCGCCGACACCGCCGACGAGATCAACACCTGCATCGCCTGCAATCAGGCCTGCCTGGATCACGCGTTCGTGCACAAGAAGGTGTCGTGCCTGCTGAACCCGCGGGCCGGACGCGAGACCTCGCTGGTGCTTGAGCCGACCCGCGCGGCGCGCTCGGTGGCCGTGGTGGGCGCCGGGCCGGCCGGGCTGGCAGCGGCGGTCAGCGCGGCGTCGCGTGGACACCGGGTGACCCTGTTCGACGCCAACGAGTTCATCGGCGGCCAGTTCGATTTGGCGCGAAGGATTCCCGGCAAGGAGGAGTTCGCCGAGACCATCCGCTACTACACGACGATGCTGAACAAGCACGCTGTGGATGTGCGGCTGGGCTCGCGGGTGGGCGCCGAGGAGCTGACGACTTTCGACGACGTGGTGTTGGCCACCGGGGTGACGCCGCGGCTGCCGTCCATCCCGGGCGTCGACCACCCGATGGTGCTGACCTATCCGGAGGCGATCTACGGGACCAGGCCGGTGGGCGCGCGAGTGGCGGTGATCGGGGCCGGCGGCATCGGGTTCGACGTCACGGAATTGCTGACCACCGACGAGTCGCCGACATTGAATCTCAAGGAGTGGAAGGCGGAATGGGGGGTGGCCGACCCCGCCGAGGCGCGCGGCGCGCTGACCAAACCGTTGCCCGCGCCGCCGGCCCGCGAGGTGTACCTGCTGCAGCGAACCGCCGGCCGGCAGGGAACCAAGCTGGGCAAGACCTCCGGCTGGGTGCACCGGGCATCGGTGAAAGCCAAAGGTGTGCAACAGCTTTCCGGGGTGAACTACGAGCGCATCGATGACTCCGGACTGCACATCAGCTTCGGCGAGAAGCATTCGCGGCCGACGCTGCTGGAGGTCGACAACG
- the fdxA gene encoding ferredoxin has product MTYVIAEPCVDVMDKACIEECPVDCIYEGARMLYIHPDECVDCGACEPVCPVEAIFYEDDVPDEWTEYTQANADFFDELGSPGGAAKVGQTEHDPAFIKSLDPRGE; this is encoded by the coding sequence GTGACATACGTGATCGCCGAACCGTGCGTCGACGTGATGGACAAGGCATGCATTGAGGAATGCCCCGTCGACTGCATCTATGAAGGCGCGCGGATGCTCTACATTCACCCCGACGAATGCGTGGACTGCGGCGCCTGCGAACCGGTCTGCCCGGTGGAGGCCATCTTCTACGAGGACGATGTGCCCGACGAGTGGACCGAGTACACCCAGGCCAACGCCGATTTCTTCGACGAACTCGGTTCACCGGGTGGCGCGGCCAAGGTCGGTCAGACCGAACACGATCCGGCCTTCATCAAGTCGCTGGACCCCCGCGGCGAGTGA
- the dapC gene encoding succinyldiaminopimelate transaminase produces MSSRLPVFPWDTLAEAADTARAHPEGIVDLSVGTPVDPVAPVIQQALTAAAGEPGYPATAGAPALRASIIGSLRRRYGITGLPEHAVLPVIGTKELIAWLPTLLGLDAGDLVVIPELAYPTYDVGARLAGAQVTAADSLTQIGPRRPSLIYLNSPSNPTGRVLGVEHLRKVVGWARERGVIVASDECYLGLAWDAQPLSVLHPAVCDDDHTGLLAIHSLSKTSSLAGYRAGFVAGDPWLVAELLAVRKHAGMIVPTPVQAAMIAALDDDGHEAIQRERYARRRRKLLPALRHAGFAIDNSEAGLYLWATRGEPCRDTVSWLADRGILVAPGEFYGPKGAQHVRVALTATDDAIDAAVKRLA; encoded by the coding sequence GTGTCGTCTCGGCTGCCGGTGTTCCCGTGGGACACCCTCGCCGAGGCCGCCGACACCGCTCGCGCGCATCCCGAGGGCATCGTCGACCTGTCCGTCGGCACCCCGGTCGATCCGGTGGCGCCGGTCATCCAGCAGGCACTGACCGCCGCCGCCGGCGAGCCCGGCTACCCGGCCACCGCCGGCGCCCCGGCGCTGCGCGCGTCGATCATCGGCTCGCTGCGCCGCCGCTACGGCATCACCGGCCTGCCGGAACACGCCGTGCTTCCGGTGATCGGCACCAAGGAGCTCATCGCCTGGCTGCCCACCCTGCTCGGACTCGACGCCGGCGACCTCGTCGTCATCCCCGAGTTGGCCTACCCGACCTACGACGTGGGCGCCCGGCTGGCCGGCGCGCAGGTGACCGCCGCCGATTCGCTGACCCAGATCGGCCCGCGACGGCCGTCGCTGATCTACCTGAACTCGCCGTCGAACCCGACCGGCAGGGTGCTCGGCGTCGAGCATCTGCGCAAGGTGGTCGGCTGGGCTCGCGAGCGCGGCGTCATCGTCGCCTCCGACGAGTGCTACCTGGGCCTGGCCTGGGACGCCCAGCCGCTGTCGGTGCTGCACCCGGCGGTCTGCGACGACGACCACACCGGGCTGCTGGCCATCCACTCGCTGTCCAAGACCTCGTCGCTGGCCGGCTACCGGGCCGGATTCGTCGCCGGTGACCCGTGGCTGGTGGCCGAACTGCTGGCGGTGCGCAAGCACGCCGGGATGATCGTGCCGACCCCGGTGCAGGCCGCCATGATCGCCGCCCTCGACGACGACGGGCATGAGGCGATCCAGCGCGAGCGGTACGCCCGCCGGCGCCGCAAGCTGCTGCCGGCGCTGCGCCACGCGGGCTTTGCCATCGACAACTCCGAGGCCGGGCTCTACCTGTGGGCCACCCGCGGCGAACCCTGCCGCGACACCGTCAGCTGGCTGGCCGATCGCGGGATCCTGGTCGCGCCGGGGGAGTTCTACGGGCCCAAGGGCGCCCAGCACGTCCGGGTCGCGCTGACCGCGACCGACGACGCCATCGACGCCGCCGTCAAACGCCTGGCCTGA
- a CDS encoding PucR family transcriptional regulator codes for MRVSGVALAQLLQALDSTLVSVVRAPRGLDLPVASAALIDSDDVRLGLARSAESADVFFLVGVAGADALGWLDGQAATRVPTAIFVKEPPPELVARAGALGAAVVAVEPQARWERLYLFVNHVFDHHSNPADPRYDSGTDLFALAQSIADRTHGMVTVEDAQSHVLAYSASGDGADELRRLSILGRAGPPEHLRWLSQWGIFAAVRTEGEVVHVDERPELGLRPRRAVGILHPSPDARRAPRYDGTIWVQQGDRALADDTDDTLRGASVLAARIMARLAAAPSTHTVRVQELLGLRETPDPAETLARELGIPADGPGTVVGLQSATAHPRLGDILALSANAFHRDAQVAAQDSRVYVLIPGATKGVAVTSWARGVVHAMRAELDLDLRAVTGAVANMDGVAAARADIDRVLDSASRHPEQIERVTSLAAARTTVILDEIVSWVAANPRLADPRLAKLGAMLTETLRVYLDAFGEVATAAERLHVHPNTVRYRVRRIAKLLGASLDDPETRLLLALSLRAAG; via the coding sequence ATGCGGGTGAGTGGTGTGGCCCTCGCGCAATTGCTGCAGGCTCTGGACTCCACCCTGGTCAGCGTGGTGCGCGCACCCCGGGGTCTGGACCTGCCGGTCGCCTCCGCCGCGCTGATCGACTCCGACGACGTCCGGCTGGGGCTGGCCCGCTCCGCCGAGTCCGCCGACGTCTTCTTCCTCGTCGGCGTCGCCGGCGCCGACGCGCTGGGCTGGCTCGACGGGCAAGCCGCCACCCGCGTTCCGACCGCCATCTTCGTCAAGGAACCGCCACCGGAGCTGGTGGCCCGCGCGGGGGCGCTCGGCGCGGCCGTCGTCGCCGTCGAGCCGCAGGCCCGCTGGGAGCGGCTGTACCTGTTCGTCAACCATGTCTTCGACCATCACTCCAACCCGGCCGACCCGCGCTACGACTCGGGCACGGACCTGTTCGCGCTGGCCCAGTCCATCGCCGATCGCACCCACGGCATGGTCACCGTCGAAGACGCGCAGTCCCACGTGCTGGCCTACTCGGCGTCCGGGGACGGCGCCGACGAGCTGCGCCGGCTGTCGATCCTGGGCCGGGCCGGGCCGCCCGAGCATCTGCGGTGGCTGTCGCAGTGGGGCATCTTCGCGGCCGTGCGCACCGAGGGCGAGGTGGTGCACGTCGACGAACGCCCGGAACTCGGGCTGCGGCCGAGGCGAGCCGTGGGAATCCTGCATCCCTCCCCCGACGCGCGCCGGGCCCCTCGGTATGACGGCACCATCTGGGTGCAACAGGGTGACCGGGCGTTGGCCGACGACACCGACGACACCCTGCGGGGCGCCTCGGTGCTGGCAGCCCGGATCATGGCCCGACTGGCCGCCGCGCCGTCCACCCACACCGTGCGCGTCCAGGAGCTCTTGGGATTGCGCGAAACACCGGACCCCGCTGAGACGCTGGCCCGAGAGCTCGGCATCCCGGCGGACGGCCCCGGCACGGTGGTCGGCCTGCAGAGCGCCACCGCCCACCCTCGCCTCGGTGACATTCTCGCGTTGAGCGCCAACGCTTTTCATCGCGATGCTCAGGTGGCCGCCCAGGACTCGCGGGTGTACGTGCTCATTCCCGGCGCCACCAAAGGGGTGGCCGTCACGTCGTGGGCGCGCGGGGTGGTTCACGCGATGCGCGCCGAACTGGACCTGGACCTGCGCGCCGTCACCGGCGCGGTGGCGAATATGGACGGCGTGGCCGCGGCGCGGGCGGACATCGACCGGGTGCTCGACAGCGCGAGCCGCCATCCCGAGCAGATCGAGCGGGTGACCTCGCTCGCAGCGGCCCGCACCACCGTCATTCTCGACGAGATCGTCAGCTGGGTGGCCGCCAATCCGCGGCTGGCGGACCCGCGGTTGGCCAAACTCGGCGCGATGCTGACCGAGACCCTGCGGGTTTATCTGGACGCGTTCGGGGAGGTGGCGACCGCCGCCGAGCGGCTGCACGTGCATCCGAACACCGTGCGCTACCGGGTGCGGCGAATCGCGAAGCTGCTGGGCGCCTCCCTCGACGATCCGGAGACGCGGCTGTTGCTGGCGCTGAGCCTCCGAGCGGCCGGTTAG